From Denitrovibrio acetiphilus DSM 12809, the proteins below share one genomic window:
- a CDS encoding 5'-nucleotidase C-terminal domain-containing protein, with product MHFTKLKQIIAAIAILFILAGCGGDSGSKQASAVSVRVIHTNDHHSYLESAAYDLKINDVDTRVEMGGFSRLSTVIQEERNDNSIVVNSGELSGTLYFSLFKGEPDFKVFNELALDGYTLGNHEFDEGDGRLAELIQMANFPILSSNMTPEEASPLYAVKDDIKPYIIKEIDGEKVGIIGILKVEKTKNSSFVSDDVTFTEEIEAANEAVAELEAQNVNKIILVSHVGYYNDIIFAQNVPGLDIIVGGDTHNLIGDEAQLEKIGLAQSYANDQTGPFDGYTHDGISDIDTIGEYPTLVTGPTGDPVYVVTAWCYARAVGILDVDFTAEGIVEKVGGNIVIPVSDTFLRKDASDAYVEVSADVKAEILQTIDADPILRVADVNPTIENIIAPYKAEMEATQNEVVGEITVTMDNTRIPTAFASGDTPSGSYAGQVVADAFKNTNPAIDVAIQNAGGVRASLLQGDITMAQIIEVLPFSNTVVMIDMKGSDIVKVLNEGAYYSLHSGSTGAFPYASGLRYDVNLSGGEYGVITDVEVQDRLTGVWSNIENDTIYTVSTNSFTAQGKDNYLTFAEVREDDPTVYEDTSILYYVPLVDYIKDLGILPALDKDSYCLKSVSN from the coding sequence ATGCATTTCACAAAGTTGAAGCAAATTATTGCAGCTATTGCAATTCTCTTTATTTTGGCTGGTTGCGGCGGGGACAGCGGCAGCAAACAAGCAAGCGCTGTATCAGTCAGGGTTATTCACACAAATGATCATCACTCTTATCTTGAGAGTGCAGCATATGATCTTAAAATTAATGATGTCGATACCCGTGTTGAGATGGGCGGTTTTTCAAGACTATCTACTGTTATACAGGAAGAGCGCAATGATAACAGTATCGTAGTCAACAGCGGTGAGCTGAGCGGAACACTTTATTTTTCACTTTTTAAAGGTGAACCTGACTTTAAGGTGTTTAATGAACTTGCTCTTGATGGATATACTCTGGGAAACCACGAATTTGATGAAGGCGATGGACGTCTTGCAGAGCTTATTCAAATGGCGAATTTTCCTATACTTTCTTCTAATATGACTCCTGAAGAGGCAAGCCCTCTTTATGCTGTTAAAGATGATATAAAACCCTACATTATCAAAGAAATAGATGGTGAAAAAGTTGGCATTATCGGGATATTGAAAGTTGAGAAAACAAAAAATTCATCCTTTGTTTCCGATGATGTAACATTCACAGAAGAGATAGAAGCAGCGAATGAAGCTGTTGCAGAGCTTGAAGCTCAGAATGTTAATAAAATAATTCTTGTGAGCCACGTGGGCTACTATAATGACATAATCTTTGCTCAGAACGTACCAGGTCTGGACATAATTGTAGGCGGAGATACACACAATCTTATAGGTGATGAGGCACAGCTTGAGAAAATAGGGCTGGCTCAGTCTTATGCCAATGACCAGACAGGACCATTTGACGGATACACTCATGACGGAATATCTGATATTGATACAATAGGCGAATACCCGACACTTGTCACAGGTCCCACAGGAGACCCTGTATATGTTGTTACAGCATGGTGCTATGCCAGAGCTGTGGGCATCCTTGATGTGGATTTCACAGCTGAGGGTATAGTTGAAAAGGTTGGAGGTAATATAGTTATCCCCGTAAGTGATACTTTTCTCCGTAAAGATGCGAGTGATGCATATGTCGAAGTGTCTGCTGATGTGAAGGCAGAAATTTTACAGACCATAGACGCTGATCCTATTCTCAGAGTTGCGGATGTGAACCCGACAATAGAAAATATTATTGCACCTTACAAAGCTGAGATGGAAGCTACTCAGAATGAAGTTGTTGGTGAAATCACTGTAACAATGGATAACACAAGAATTCCTACCGCTTTTGCCTCAGGTGACACACCTTCAGGAAGTTATGCCGGACAGGTGGTAGCGGATGCTTTTAAAAATACTAATCCGGCAATTGATGTTGCCATTCAGAATGCGGGTGGTGTAAGGGCTTCACTCCTTCAAGGGGACATAACAATGGCACAGATTATTGAGGTTCTGCCTTTTTCAAATACAGTAGTAATGATAGATATGAAAGGTTCTGATATTGTTAAAGTCCTTAACGAAGGAGCATATTATTCATTACATTCAGGTTCAACAGGTGCTTTCCCTTATGCTTCAGGGCTCCGGTATGATGTAAACCTGAGCGGAGGAGAATATGGCGTGATCACTGACGTTGAAGTTCAAGACAGATTAACGGGTGTCTGGTCAAATATAGAAAATGACACGATATATACGGTGTCAACAAACTCATTTACTGCTCAGGGAAAGGACAATTACCTTACTTTTGCTGAAGTCAGAGAAGATGACCCCACAGTGTATGAAGATACGTCAATTTTATATTATGTACCCCTTGTGGACTATATAAAAGATTTAGGTATACTCCCTGCACTTGACAAAGACAGTTACTGTCTTAAATCTGTCTCAAACTAG
- a CDS encoding GSU3529 family protein translates to MDVFDKMLKEAIRAARDEDLPDSVLEQIKYIYDNKTKFTDISLIDELVERLEDYEPFADVGCGNESYSTADVKRAVENILSR, encoded by the coding sequence ATGGACGTTTTTGACAAAATGCTGAAAGAAGCTATCAGAGCAGCAAGAGATGAAGACCTTCCTGATTCTGTTCTCGAACAGATTAAATACATTTATGACAATAAAACTAAATTCACAGACATAAGTCTTATTGATGAGCTGGTTGAAAGGCTCGAAGATTATGAACCTTTTGCTGATGTTGGCTGTGGTAACGAATCTTATAGCACTGCGGATGTTAAAAGGGCAGTGGAAAACATCCTGAGTCGATAA